A single Lactuca sativa cultivar Salinas chromosome 8, Lsat_Salinas_v11, whole genome shotgun sequence DNA region contains:
- the LOC111919650 gene encoding thioredoxin H-type has translation MGNCCKSSSKTGFKNKQSTSPLASGKVALIETLEKWEEKLSEANRRGKMVVVNFSASWCSPCRVIAPAFSSLAAKYESLVFLTVDVDELSEFSASWDIKATPTFFFLKDGRQVDKLVGANVEELINKTEAFAAANYQQR, from the exons ATGGGAAATTGCTGCAAATCG TCCTCCAAAACCGGATTTAAAAACAAACAATCAACAAGTCCACTCGCAAGCGGAAAGGTTGCCCTTATAGAAACCCTAGAAAAATGGGAAGAAAAACTATCCGAAGCAAACAGAAGAGGGAAGATG gttgTGGTGAATTTTAGTGCATCTTGGTGTAGTCCTTGTAGGGTGATAGCGCCTGCATTCTCCAGTCTTGCTGCTAAATATGAGTCACTTGTGTTCTTGACTGTGGATGTTGATGAGCTGTCT GAGTTTAGTGCATCATGGGACATTAAAGCCACGCCGACTTTCTTCTTCCTTAAAGATGGGAGACAAGTAGATAAACTTGTAGGGGCAAATGTGGAAGAGCTTATAAACAAGACCGAAGCTTTTGCTGCTGCCAACTATCAACAAAGAtga
- the LOC111919651 gene encoding serine/threonine-protein kinase AtPK2/AtPK19 produces MVASQCLQMTGNTTRKTVDHHVELDFDFSDVFGAPPQLPSAPNTNGLVYDEPEVICSRSHSLVGPTTFTNQSMKLSTLTLHETEYDLVEGITVSTMALKELEEASFVDDDDGSLVKIQSVGLEDFEILKVVGQGAFAKVYQVRKHGSSEIFAMKVMRKDRIFEKDHAEYMKAERDILTKVDHPFIVQLKYSFQTKHRLFLVLDFVNGGHLFFQLYRQGLFREDLARFYTAEIVSAVSHLHANGIMHRDLKPENILLDAEGHVMLTDFGVAKQFDESTRSNSMCGTLEYMSPEIVQGRGHDKAADWWSVGILMYEMLTGKPPFRGGNRQKIQEKIVKDKIKLPGFLSSEAHSLLKGLLQKDSSRRLGSGAGGGDEIKKHGWFKVINWRKLEGREIKPSFVPQVAGKQCIANFEECWTNMPPLLDSPAASPKCKENPFKGFTYVRPAQE; encoded by the exons ATGGTTGCTTCCCAGTGTTTGCAAATGACCGGAAACACCACAAGGAAGACTGTAGATCATCATGTTGagcttgactttgacttttctgATGTATTTGGTGCGCCACCTCAACTACCTTCTGCACCCAACACAAATGGATTAGTATACGATGAGCCAGAAGTAATTTGTAGCCGATCCCATTCATTAGTGGGCCCCACAACTTTTACAAACCAGTCCATGAAGCTTAGCACACTCACTTTACACGAGACTGAATATGATCTTGTTGAGGGTATCACTGTAAGTACAATGGCTTTAAAAGAACTCGAAGAAGCTTCttttgttgatgatgatgatggtagttTAGTAAAAATCCAAAGTGTGGGACTCGAAGACTTTGAAATATTGAAAGTAGTTGGCCAAGGTGCATTTGCAAAAGTTTATCAAGTCAGAAAACATGGTTCATCCGAAATCTTTGCAATGAAGGTCATGCGCAAAGATAGGATTTTTGAGAAAGATCATGCTGAATATATGAAAGCAGAAAGAGAtattttgaccaaagttgaccatcCGTTTATTGTACAACTAAAATACTCATTCCAG ACCAAGCATAGATTGTTCCTTGTTCTTGATTTTGTGAATGGAGGCCACCTTTTCTTTCAACTCTATAGGCAAGGCTTGTTCAG GGAGGACCTGGCACGTTTCTACACTGCTGAGATAGTTTCTGCTGTTTCGCATCTCCATGCTAATGGCATAATGCACAGGGACCTGAAACCTGAAAATATTCTTCTAGATGCTGAGGGACAT GTTATGTTGACTGACTTTGGGGTAGCAAAGCAATTTGATGAAAGCACAAGGTCAAATTCCATGTGTGGGACATTAGAATATATGTCACCTGAAATTGTACAAGGGAGGGGCCATGATAAGGCCGCTGATTGGTGGAGTGTCGGAATTTTAATGTATGAAATGCTTACTGGAAAG CCTCCGTTTAGAGGTGGAAACAGACAGAAGATTCAGGAGAAAATAGTGAAGGACAAGATAAAGCTTCCGGGATTCTTGTCAAGTGAAGCACATTCACTTTTGAAAGGG TTGTTACAGAAGGATTCAAGCAGGCGACTTGGGAGTGGGGCAGGTGGAGGGGATGAGATAAAAAAGCATGGTTGGTTTAAAGTGATTAATTGGAGGAAACTGGAGGGTAGAGAAATAAAGCCAAGTTTTGTTCCACAAGTAGCTGGGAAGCAATGCATTGCAAATTTTGAAGAGTGTTGGACAAATATGCCCCCGCTTCTGGATTCCCCTGCTGCCAGTCCCAAATGTAAGGAGAACCCGTTTAAGGGATTTACTTATGTCAGGCCTGCACAGGAATGA